One window of the Nicotiana tabacum cultivar K326 chromosome 4, ASM71507v2, whole genome shotgun sequence genome contains the following:
- the LOC107792805 gene encoding protein transport protein SEC13 homolog B-like, whose amino-acid sequence MPSQKIESGHTDTVHDVTMDYYGKRLATASSDCTIKITGVSSSSSQQLATLSGHQGPVWQVAWAHPKFGSILASCSSDGKIIIWKEGAQNEWSLAHVFDDHKASVNSIAWAPHELGLCLACGSSDGNISVFTARSDGGWETSRIDQAHPVGVTSVSWAPSMATGSLVGSDMLTPVQKLASGGCDNTVKVWKLFNGTWKMDCFPALQMHTDWVRDVAWAPNLGLPKSTIASASEDGRVIIWTVGKEGDQWKGNVLKDFGSPVWRVSWSLTGNLLAVADGNNNVTLWNEAVDGEWQLVTSVDA is encoded by the coding sequence atgcCTTCACAGAAGATTGAAAGTGGGCATACGGACACGGTGCATGATGTGACAATGGATTACTATGGTAAGCGTCTGGCAACAGCTTCTTCAGACTGCACCATTAAGATAACAGGGGTTAGCAGCTCGTCCTCGCAGCAACTGGCTACTTTGAGTGGTCACCAAGGACCAGTGTGGCAAGTAGCTTGGGCTCACCCTAAGTTTGGGTCAATCCTCGCTTCCTGTTCTTCTGATGGGAAGATAATTATTTGGAAGGAAGGTGCTCAAAATGAGTGGAGTTTAGCACATGTTTTTGATGACCATAAAGCTTCAGTCAATTCCATAGCTTGGGCTCCTCATGAGTTGGGCCTTTGTTTGGCTTGTGGATCTTCTGATGGGAACATTTCGGTTTTCACTGCAAGATCAGATGGTGGTTGGGAGACATCACGGATCGATCAGGCCCATCCTGTTGGTGTTACATCTGTTTCCTGGGCGCCATCAATGGCTACTGGCTCTCTTGTAGGCTCTGATATGCTTACTCCTGTTCAGAAGCTTGCTTCTGGTGGCTGTGACAATACGGTTAAAGTGTGGAAGCTGTTTAATGGAACGTGGAAAATGGATTGCTTCCCGGCTCTTCAAATGCACACTGATTGGGTCAGGGACGTCGCGTGGGCCCCTAACCTGGGACTGCCAAAATCAACTATCGCGAGTGCTTCTGAAGATGGAAGAGTAATTATATGGACCGTGGGTAAGGAAGGTGATCAATGGAAGGGTAATGTGTTGAAGGATTTTGGTTCCCCTGTTTGGAGAGTATCGTGGTCGCTAACAGGAAACCTACTGGCTGTGGCAGATGGGAATAATAATGTGACATTATGGAATGAAGCAGTAGATGGTGAATGGCAACTAGTGACTTCAGTAGATGCATAA